A region of Gracilinanus agilis isolate LMUSP501 chromosome 3, AgileGrace, whole genome shotgun sequence DNA encodes the following proteins:
- the FZD7 gene encoding frizzled-7, with the protein MLGLGTAVPSASLGLCALVGAALLGLLPAGSGAQPYHGEKGISVPDHGFCQPISIPLCTDIAYNQTILPNLLGHTNQEDAGLEVHQFYPLVKVQCSPELRFFLCSMYAPVCTVLEQAIPPCRSLCERARQGCEALMNKFGFQWPERLRCENFPVHGAGEICVGQNTSDSAGGAGGGPTAYPTAPYLPDLPFTAQPHVPGRLSFPFSCPRQLKVPPYLGYRFLGERDCGAPCEPGRANGLMYFKEEERRFARLWVGVWSVLCCASTLFTVLTYLVDMRRFSYPERPIIFLSGCYFMVAVAHVAGFLLEDRAVCVERFSDEGYRTVAQGTKKEGCTILFMVLYFFGMASSIWWVILSLTWFLAAGMKWGHEAIEANSQYFHLAAWAVPAVKTITILAMGQVDGDLLSGVCYVGLSSVDALRGFVLAPLFVYLFIGTSFLLAGFVSLFRIRTIMKHDGTKTEKLEKLMVRIGVFSVLYTVPATIVLACYFYEQAFREHWERTWLLQTCKSYAVPCPPGHFPPMSPDFTVFMIKYLMTMIVGITTGFWIWSGKTLQSWRRFYHRLSHSSKGETAV; encoded by the coding sequence ATGCTGGGCCTAGGCACGGCCGTCCCCTCCGCCTCGCTGGGCCTGTGCGCCCTAGTGGGCGCCGCGCTGCTGGGCTTGCTGCCGGCGGGCTCGGGGGCTCAGCCCTACCACGGCGAGAAAGGAATCTCGGTGCCTGACCACGGCTTCTGCCAGCCTATCTCCATCCCTCTGTGCACGGACATTGCCTACAACCAGACCATTCTGCCTAACCTGCTGGGCCACACAAACCAGGAGGACGCCGGGCTGGAGGTGCACCAGTTCTACCCGCTGGTGAAGGTGCAGTGTTCCCCCGAGCTGCGCTTCTTCCTGTGCTCCATGTACGCTCCCGTGTGCACCGTCCTGGAGCAGGCCATCCCTCCCTGCCGCTCCCTGTGCGAGAGGGCCCGCCAGGGCTGCGAGGCGCTCATGAACAAGTTCGGCTTCCAGTGGCCCGAGCGTCTCCGCTGCGAGAACTTCCCTGTGCACGGTGCGGGCGAGATCTGCGTGGGGCAGAACACATCGGACAGTGCTGGAGGAGCGGGCGGAGGCCCTACCGCCTACCCAACTGCGCCCTACCTGCCGGACCTGCCTTTCACCGCTCAGCCCCATGTGCCCGGAcggctttcttttcctttctcctgtcCCCGCCAGCTGAAGGTGCCTCCCTATCTCGGCTACCGTTTCCTAGGTGAGCGGGACTGCGGGGCTCCGTGCGAGCCGGGTCGGGCCAACGGGCTCATGTACTTTAAGGAGGAGGAGAGGCGCTTTGCCCGGCTGTGGGTGGGCGTGTGGTCCGTACTATGCTGCGCTTCCACGCTCTTCACCGTGCTCACCTACTTGGTAGACATGCGGCGCTTCAGCTACCCGGAGCGGCCCATCATTTTCCTGTCCGGCTGCTACTTCATGGTGGCTGTGGCCCACGTGGCCGGCTTCCTTCTGGAGGACCGGGCAGTGTGCGTGGAGCGCTTCTCGGACGAGGGCTACCGCACGGTGGCGCAGGGCACCAAGAAGGAGGGCTGCACCATACTCTTCATGGTGCTTTACTTCTTCGGCATGGCCAGCTCCATCTGGTGGGTCATACTCTCCCTCACCTGGTTCCTGGCGGCCGGCATGAAATGGGGCCATGAGGCCATCGAAGCCAACTCGCAGTACTTCCACCTGGCCGCCTGGGCCGTGCCGGCGGTGAAGACCATCACCATTTTGGCCATGGGGCAGGTGGACGGGGACTTACTGAGCGGGGTGTGCTACGTGGGCTTGTCCAGCGTGGACGCCCTGCGGGGCTTCGTGCTGGCTCCTCTCTTCGTCTACCTCTTCATCGGCACCTCCTTTCTCCTGGCGGGTTTCGTGTCCCTCTTCAGAATTCGCACCATCATGAAACATGATGGCACCAAGACTGAGAAGCTGGAGAAGCTCATGGTACGCATCGGGGTCTTCAGCGTGCTCTACACTGTGCCAGCCACTATTGTCCTGGCCTGTTATTTCTACGAGCAGGCGTTCCGGGAGCACTGGGAACGCACCTGGCTGCTGCAGACTTGTAAAAGCTATGCGGTGCCCTGCCCCCCGGGCCACTTCCCCCCTATGAGCCCGGACTTTACGGTCTTCATGATCAAGTACTTGATGACCATGATCGTGGGCATCACCACCGGCTTCTGGATCTGGTCGGGCAAGACCCTGCAGTCCTGGCGCCGCTTTTATCACAGACTCAGTCACAGCAGCAAAGGAGAGACTGCAGTATGA